From Pristiophorus japonicus isolate sPriJap1 chromosome 1, sPriJap1.hap1, whole genome shotgun sequence, a single genomic window includes:
- the LOC139269252 gene encoding A-kinase anchor protein 2-like, translated as MEIDSQLHGPKDVSAVSPKVTVSESAVADAQRNHFVAKGHNGIQSRNESLDSDVAKEIRYLDEVLEANCCDSILENGSNVAPSPEPSAILVDGHSPSVSMASDTPVSPANYVTIVVRKESPVVEQQTPGDLKEVETKLNGHSPGPTMAEPVPDLSNVGREQQQQQAANSRRSSKDGEPAIAPLKKEAKFELRAYHEDKKPAKLFVNDEKNEAFKIKKTRASDEIAELERARLEVIRSQVVKKNPSIAEKWKPPQERSIEDQLDPDKLESHKKYAERKQKKQGGGQSPVSPKQKAHVFVTPEPVNVNREDVVTEQIDFSAARKQFLKMENTSEPSAQHSQKRLVTAKGLSVRPVLKMAEVPQKEKNVALVTVTEPTEIQGQAVHIGASEVSVVKASKVSFVPEGGQGAEIQGTPPSPQAMQQGEVSAIGQPLQVSPDQFISDSMKHEMVSKVYVDDEGFTRVRAVLTVLNEDGDNDISDHYFKCVSLPSTTEELDSGLDELSLRSQDTTVMETLSNDFSIDNVSDSGASNETMNVSLDYSLGGSQEFSQPQTPQALTPVDGERDEISYKREGILTSLSDDDLYKQTYSLLSDTELHYQAERVVQSAIQLALAQQSGTGSGTGKGSQPVPQQLGKEQAGIDPVPLPKSQHAVSEPTQTPPPAAQEQRPPVPKDSADVEVETRKGDCFQFAAPAVPARQCNTSDVTSAGSHPSLYRPEFSPFSDSASYLEPTDYYRNNVFVSHSQEPELIAQTGPFKLRSRKQKTLSMIEQEIRAAQDREEELRRQREVLRTVQSPTRINQPLLPTSACSSRTTAPGKIEKSSPVSPTTEGPAPSPQPEATPAEQEASGQGRSRGLMETLLEDYEIQKVKRRERRDEPNVLEATRVTRRKSAMALRWEAGIYANHEEKQ; from the exons ATGGAAATCGACAGCCAGCTTCACGGTCCCAAGGATGTCAGCGCGGTATCACCAAAGGTCACAGTCTCGGAATCTGCTGTTGCAGATGCTCAGCGGAACCACTTTGTGGCCAAAGGCCACAATGGCATTCAGAGCAGGAATGAGTCACTAGACAGCGATGTCGCAAAGGAGATCAGGTATCTCGACGAGGTCTTGGAAGCAAACTGCTGCGATTCCATTCTGGAGAATGGGTCGAATGTGGCACCTTCTCCTGAGCCAAGTGCCATTCTGGTGGACGGGCACAGTCCATCCGTTTCCATGGCATCGGACACCCCGGTCTCACCCGCCAATTATGTCACGATTGTCGTGAGAAAAGAGTCGCCTGTGGTGGAGCAGCAGACCCCTGGCGACCTGAAGGAGGTCGAGACCAAGCTGAATGGCCATTCCCCGGGTCCCACCATGGCAGAGCCTGTTCCCGATCTCAGCAATGTGGgaagagagcagcagcagcagcaggcagcaaattccaggagATCCTCCAAGGACGGCGAACCAGCCATCGCCCCTCTAAAGAAAGAAGCCAAATTTGAGCTCCGAGCCTATCACGAGGACAAAAAGCCCGCCAAACTTTTTGTGAACGACGAGAAAAACGAAGCCTTTAAGATTAAGAAAACAAGAGCCTCCGATGAAATAGCAGAGCTCGAAAGAGCGAGACTGGAGGTCATTAGAAGCCAGGTGGTAAAGAAGAATCCTAGTATTGCAGAGAAATGGAAGCCACCACAAGAGAGGTCTATTGAGGACCAGCTGGACCCAGATAAGTTAGAATCCCACAAGAAATATGCAGAACGAAAGCAGAAGAAGCAGGGTGGAGGTCAGTCCCCAGTTTCTCCTAAGCAGAAAGCTCACGTTTTTGTAACACCGGAGCCCGTCAATGTAAACAGAGAAGATGTGGTCACGGAACAAATAGATTTTTCCGCGGCGCGGAAACAGTTCTTAAAGATGGAGAACACATCCGAGCCCAGTGCTCAGCACAGCCAAAAGCGACTGGTAACCGCTAAAGGGCTTTCCGTAAGGCCGGTATTAAAGATGGCAGAGGTACCTCAAAAGGAAAAGAATGTGGCTTTGGTCACAGTGACCGAGCCGACTGAGATCCAAGGGCAGGCGGTGCATATCGGGGCCAGTGAAGTGTCTGTTGTCAAAGCTTCCAAAGTCAGCTTTGTGCCTGAAGGAGGGCAAGGTGCTGAAATCCAGGGCACTCCCCCATCACCACAAGCTATGCAGCAGGGAGAAGTATCAGCCATAGGGCAACCTTTGCAGGTATCTCCTGACCAATTTATCAGTGACAGCATGAAACACGAGATGGTCAGCAAGGTCTACGTGGATGATGAAGGGTTTACCCGGGTCAGGGCGGTTTTGACGGTGTTAAATGAAGATGGTGACAATGACATTTCCGACCATTATTTTAAATGCGTCAGCCTTCCTTCCACCACAGAAGAACTGGATTCTGGCTTGGATGAGTTATCCCTTCGATCCCAAGATACCACAGTGATGGAAACTCTTTCCAATGACTTCAGCATTGATAATGTGAGTGATAGCGGTGCTTCCAATGAGACAATGAACGTTTCCCTGGACTACTCGTTGGGTGGATCTCAAGAGTTTTCCCAGCCGCAAACACCCCAAGCACTGACGCCCGTCGATGGGGAAAGAGATGAAATCTCTTACAAGAGAGAAGGGATCTTGACCTCCCTCAGTGACGATGACTTGTACAAGCAAACATATTCGCTGCTGTCGGACACAGAGCTACACTATCAAGCAGAGAGGGTGGTGCAGAGCGCAATTCAACTGGCGCTCGCTCAGCAGTCCGGTACAGGGAGTGGGACAGGTAAAGGTAGTCAACCTGTGCCACAGCAGTTGGGCAAGGAGCAAGCGGGCATTGATCCCGTGCCTCTGCCCaaatcacagcatgctgtgtcggAACCAACACAAACACCACCACCTGCAGCACAGGAACAGAGACCCCCCGTGCCAAAGGATTCAGCAGATGTCGAGGTGGAGACCCGCAAGGGGGACTGCTTCCAATTTGCAGCGCCGGCAGTGCCGGCCAGACAGTGCAACACCTCGGACGTCACCAGTGCTGGGTCGCACCCTTCCTTGTACAGGCCGGAGTTCAGCCCTTTCAGCGACAGTGCCAGCTACCTGGAGCCAACGGACTATTACCGAAACAACGTCTTTGTCAGCCACTCGCAGGAGCCAGAGCTCATCGCCCAGACCGGGCCATTCAAGCTGCGCTCCCGCAAGCAGAAGACCCTGTCGATGATCGAGCAGGAGATCAGAGCAGCCCAGGATCGGGAAGAAGAGCTGCGGCGCCAGAGGGAAGTCCTGAGAACGGTACAGAGCCCCACCAGAATCAACCAGCCTCTGCTGCCGACGTCAGCCTGCTCCTCCAGAACAACGGCCCCTG GGAAAATTGAGAAATCCAGCCCAGTGTCGCCCACAACAGAAGGCCCGGCACCCTCTCCACAGCCCGAGGCCACGCCTGCGGAACAGGAAGCTTCAGGACAGGGCCGTTCCCGCGGTCTGATGGAGACGTTGCTGGAAGACTACGAGATACAGAAAGTTAAACGGCGAGAGAGACGGGATGAGCCCAAT GTCCTTGAGGCTACCAGGGTGACCCGCCGAAAGAGCGCCATGGCTCTGCGCTGGGAGGCTGGCATCTACGCCAACCACGAAGAGAAGCAGTAA